A section of the Candidatus Polarisedimenticolaceae bacterium genome encodes:
- a CDS encoding Rieske 2Fe-2S domain-containing protein — translation MSATYRAISWTPFKRRYDAAIAAGVIVYLAVFVSAGLAVHPSATIETILIRALGSLAFVLLTVILSIGPACRLDVRWLPLLYNRRHLGVTTFLVALAHGAFATVQFHALGDVSPLVSLLGGDPGFQTMGLMALAILFVMAATSHDFWLATLSAPIWKSLHVGVYAAYALVVAHVAFGALRSEVHPILAIGTGLDVLWIAGLHLAAGWKERADDAERPRTPADWIDAGPALEIPDGRARIVCAAGERIAVFRYGNKVAAVSNLCQHQNGPLGEGRVLDGCITCPWHGYQYLPESGRSPEPFTERIPTFDTRLIDGRVFVNPHAHPPGTPVPPSMIHG, via the coding sequence ATGAGCGCGACGTATCGAGCGATCTCGTGGACCCCCTTCAAGAGACGCTACGACGCGGCGATCGCCGCGGGCGTGATCGTTTACCTGGCGGTCTTCGTGAGCGCCGGTCTTGCGGTCCATCCGTCGGCGACGATCGAGACGATCCTGATCCGCGCCTTGGGCAGTCTGGCATTCGTCCTGCTCACGGTGATCCTCTCGATCGGCCCCGCCTGCCGGCTCGACGTCCGATGGTTACCGCTCCTCTACAACCGCCGCCATCTCGGGGTGACGACCTTTCTCGTCGCCTTGGCGCACGGCGCCTTCGCGACGGTGCAGTTCCATGCGTTGGGCGACGTCTCGCCGCTCGTCAGCCTGCTCGGAGGCGACCCCGGTTTCCAGACGATGGGTCTCATGGCCCTGGCGATCCTGTTCGTGATGGCTGCCACGAGCCACGATTTCTGGCTTGCGACGCTCTCGGCCCCCATCTGGAAGTCGCTCCATGTCGGCGTCTACGCGGCGTACGCGCTCGTCGTCGCTCATGTCGCCTTCGGCGCGCTGCGCTCCGAGGTGCACCCGATCCTCGCGATCGGCACCGGCCTCGACGTTCTCTGGATCGCCGGTCTCCACCTCGCTGCGGGATGGAAGGAGCGCGCTGATGACGCCGAGCGGCCGCGAACTCCCGCGGACTGGATCGACGCGGGCCCGGCGCTCGAGATTCCCGACGGGCGTGCTCGGATCGTGTGCGCGGCCGGCGAGCGGATCGCCGTCTTCCGGTACGGGAACAAGGTCGCCGCGGTCTCGAACCTCTGTCAGCATCAAAACGGTCCCCTCGGGGAAGGACGAGTCTTGGACGGCTGCATCACCTGCCCGTGGCACGGCTATCAATACCTTCCGGAGTCGGGGCGCTCGCCCGAGCCGTTCACGGAGCGGATTCCGACGTTCGACACGCGTCTCATCGACGGGCGGGTCTTCGTGAACCCGCACGCGCACCCGCCGGGAACTCCGGTGCCGCCCTCCATGATCCATGGCTGA
- a CDS encoding VOC family protein yields MKKLLGALTLLLALDARAKILALDSVSIPVADLDRSIAFYTGVLDFKASGTVEIAGDDVEKVYGVFGVRARLVRLELGDESLQLVQFLAPEGRAYPDSARSNDRSFQHVAIIVSDMSKAYARLRDHHVRHASSGPQRLPDWNPNAGGIEAFYFKDPDGHPLEILHFPDGKGAAKWHAQGRLFLGIDHTAIVVGATDTSTAFYGAALGMRKAGESENYGTEQEHLNNVFGARLRITAMRLMKGPGVEFLEYLAPQGGREAAADTQANDLVAVTTVLVTDDADGDAAALRKAGYEWVSPGAVALSDRALGLAKAATIKDPDGHFIRLVQEGASK; encoded by the coding sequence GTGAAGAAGCTCCTCGGCGCGCTCACCCTTCTTCTCGCCCTCGACGCGAGGGCGAAGATCCTCGCCCTCGATTCGGTCTCGATCCCGGTCGCGGATCTCGACCGCTCGATCGCCTTCTACACCGGCGTGCTCGACTTCAAGGCCTCCGGCACCGTGGAGATCGCCGGCGACGACGTCGAGAAGGTGTACGGGGTCTTCGGCGTGCGCGCGCGACTCGTGCGCCTCGAGCTCGGCGACGAATCGCTCCAGCTCGTCCAATTCCTCGCCCCCGAGGGCCGCGCCTACCCCGACAGCGCCCGCTCGAACGACCGCAGCTTCCAGCACGTCGCGATCATCGTGAGCGACATGTCGAAGGCATACGCGCGCCTGCGCGACCACCACGTGCGACACGCCTCGAGCGGGCCGCAGCGCCTTCCCGATTGGAACCCGAACGCCGGCGGGATCGAGGCGTTCTACTTCAAGGACCCCGACGGCCACCCGCTCGAGATCCTGCATTTCCCCGACGGGAAGGGCGCGGCGAAGTGGCACGCGCAGGGCCGCCTCTTCCTGGGGATCGACCACACCGCGATCGTCGTCGGCGCGACCGACACCTCCACGGCGTTCTACGGCGCCGCGCTCGGCATGCGCAAAGCCGGCGAGAGTGAAAACTACGGGACCGAGCAGGAGCACCTGAACAACGTCTTCGGCGCGCGCCTCCGCATCACGGCGATGCGCCTCATGAAGGGCCCGGGCGTGGAGTTCCTCGAGTACCTCGCACCCCAGGGCGGCCGCGAGGCCGCGGCCGACACCCAGGCGAACGACCTCGTCGCGGTGACGACCGTTCTCGTGACCGACGACGCCGACGGCGATGCCGCGGCTCTACGGAAAGCCGGCTACGAGTGGGTCAGTCCCGGCGCCGTCGCCTTGAGCGACCGCGCGCTCGGCCTCGCGAAGGCGGCGACCATCAAGGATCCGGACGGCCATTTCATCCGTCTCGTGCAGGAAGGAGCTTCGAAGTGA
- a CDS encoding aquaporin — protein sequence MLQALRSHWPEYLIEAACLGLFMVSANVFTTLIFHPASPFAHRLGDAVGARFVMGLAMGGTAIALIFSPWGKRSGAHMNPATTLTFFRLGRVGPWDAAFYVASQFGGGLAGTLVAAALLSRAIADPTVDYAVTVPGPWGPGAAFVAEIVITFVLMLAVLVVSNTKRWARFTGFVAGALVAVYITFESPISGMSMNPARTLGSAVFASRYTALWIYFTAPLAGMLLAAEAYVRTGHARIAHCAKHHHENDQPCIFRCRYGELR from the coding sequence ATGCTCCAGGCGCTGCGCTCGCATTGGCCCGAGTACCTGATCGAAGCCGCCTGCCTCGGGCTCTTCATGGTGTCGGCGAACGTCTTCACGACGCTGATCTTCCATCCCGCCTCCCCTTTCGCGCACCGGCTGGGTGACGCGGTGGGCGCGCGCTTCGTCATGGGCCTCGCGATGGGCGGCACCGCGATCGCGTTGATCTTCTCGCCGTGGGGAAAGCGCTCGGGGGCGCACATGAACCCGGCGACGACGCTGACCTTCTTCCGTCTCGGGCGGGTCGGGCCCTGGGACGCGGCGTTCTATGTCGCGTCGCAGTTCGGCGGCGGTCTCGCCGGGACGCTCGTCGCGGCGGCGCTCTTGAGTCGCGCGATCGCCGACCCGACGGTCGACTACGCCGTGACGGTTCCGGGGCCGTGGGGCCCGGGTGCCGCGTTCGTCGCGGAGATCGTCATCACGTTCGTCCTCATGCTCGCCGTCCTCGTCGTCTCGAACACGAAGCGGTGGGCGCGCTTCACCGGCTTCGTCGCGGGGGCGCTCGTCGCCGTCTACATCACTTTCGAGTCGCCGATCTCGGGGATGAGCATGAACCCGGCGCGGACGCTGGGCTCGGCGGTCTTCGCATCGCGCTATACCGCGCTCTGGATCTATTTCACGGCGCCTCTCGCGGGGATGCTCCTCGCCGCCGAGGCGTACGTGCGCACGGGTCACGCCCGGATCGCGCACTGCGCGAAGCATCACCACGAGAACGATCAACCGTGCATCTTTCGCTGCCGCTACGGCGAGCTGAGGTAG
- a CDS encoding heme-binding protein, whose product MKRTALLLTLGAALAGTVLAQPATSDAPEKSEKKILTLAGARNVAAAAESEGARGGAAPAIAVVDDGGHVLLVVRPEGTFAAAADVSVQKARTAALFRKETIAFENAVNGGRYALLGVDVMTPLMGGVPIVADGQVIGAIGISGAKSQQQDDAIARVAAAVIK is encoded by the coding sequence ATGAAGCGAACCGCACTCCTCTTGACGCTTGGCGCCGCGCTCGCCGGCACCGTGCTCGCGCAGCCCGCGACGTCCGACGCTCCCGAGAAATCCGAGAAGAAGATCCTCACCCTCGCCGGCGCGCGCAACGTCGCCGCGGCCGCCGAGAGCGAAGGCGCCCGAGGCGGCGCCGCCCCCGCCATCGCCGTCGTGGACGACGGCGGCCACGTCCTCCTCGTGGTCCGCCCGGAGGGCACCTTCGCCGCCGCCGCCGACGTGTCGGTCCAGAAGGCCCGGACGGCGGCGCTCTTCAGGAAGGAGACGATCGCCTTCGAGAACGCGGTCAACGGCGGACGTTACGCGCTCCTCGGCGTCGACGTCATGACGCCGCTCATGGGCGGGGTGCCGATCGTCGCCGACGGCCAGGTCATCGGCGCGATCGGCATCTCGGGCGCGAAGAGCCAGCAGCAGGACGATGCGATCGCCCGCGTGGCCGCGGCGGTGATCAAGTGA
- a CDS encoding YHS domain-containing (seleno)protein, whose product MIPVRRTLAPVVLTVALAALPAFALSPVNKSLFGGVAIEGYDTVAYFTDSKPVEGKKEFQTTWNGATWRFVSAEHRDLFVKEPAKYAPQYGGYCAWAVAQNDTAGIDPKAWTIVDGRLYLNYSLDIQKKWSADVPGNIKKGDTNWPHLLGH is encoded by the coding sequence ATGATCCCCGTTCGCCGTACCCTCGCCCCGGTCGTCCTGACGGTCGCCCTGGCCGCGCTTCCCGCCTTCGCCCTTTCTCCGGTCAACAAGTCGTTGTTCGGCGGCGTCGCCATCGAGGGTTACGACACCGTCGCCTACTTCACCGACAGCAAGCCGGTCGAGGGGAAGAAGGAGTTCCAGACGACGTGGAACGGAGCGACCTGGCGGTTCGTATCGGCGGAGCACCGGGACCTGTTCGTGAAAGAGCCCGCGAAGTACGCTCCGCAGTACGGCGGGTACTGTGCTTGGGCGGTCGCGCAGAACGATACGGCCGGCATCGATCCGAAGGCGTGGACGATCGTCGACGGTCGCCTCTACCTGAACTACTCGCTCGACATCCAGAAGAAGTGGAGCGCCGACGTCCCCGGGAACATCAAGAAAGGCGACACGAACTGGCCGCACCTGCTGGGCCATTGA
- a CDS encoding Rieske 2Fe-2S domain-containing protein, with amino-acid sequence MSDWVDVGSVEDLSKQSLQEVTVRRTRLALIHRDGAFSAISGACNHAGGPLGQGALDGDYVVCPWHYWKFHRATGEGEPGFEEDRVPAYAVKVEEGRVLIDLASATKRNKKPHEPHPLARDVLREPGPIRVAGISTTMMNLEHPRFSTSDELLGAALGEAAAEGCETRLIRLRDLAFRPCEGYYSKSARACTWPCSITQMDPTDQLDRVYEAFVHWADAIVIATPIRWGTASSLYHKMVERMNCIQNQETIANRRLMHCKATSFIVTGGQDNVQAVAGSMMGFFAELGCQFPQFPYIAHSRGWSAEDMENNVRYVAESRALHDGAKALARRTVEMAKLLVAGRIADTELVRGGRKGNQLDVRAQI; translated from the coding sequence GTGAGCGATTGGGTGGACGTCGGCTCGGTCGAAGATCTTTCCAAGCAATCGTTACAGGAGGTGACGGTCCGGCGGACCCGTCTCGCGCTGATCCACCGCGATGGTGCATTTTCGGCGATTTCGGGGGCCTGCAATCATGCGGGAGGACCTCTGGGTCAAGGAGCGCTGGACGGGGACTATGTCGTGTGCCCCTGGCATTACTGGAAGTTCCACCGCGCGACCGGGGAAGGCGAACCGGGGTTCGAGGAAGACCGCGTGCCCGCGTATGCGGTGAAGGTCGAAGAGGGGCGGGTTCTGATCGACCTCGCGTCGGCGACCAAGCGGAACAAGAAGCCTCACGAACCGCACCCTCTGGCGCGGGATGTCCTCCGTGAACCCGGACCGATCCGCGTCGCCGGCATCTCGACGACGATGATGAACCTGGAACACCCGCGATTCAGCACGTCGGACGAGCTGCTCGGCGCGGCCTTAGGCGAGGCCGCGGCGGAGGGGTGCGAGACACGGCTCATCCGCCTGCGCGATCTCGCGTTCCGTCCCTGCGAGGGCTACTACTCGAAGAGCGCGCGGGCCTGCACCTGGCCGTGCTCGATCACGCAGATGGACCCGACCGATCAGCTGGATCGGGTTTACGAGGCGTTCGTGCATTGGGCCGATGCGATCGTGATCGCGACGCCGATCCGCTGGGGCACCGCCAGCAGCCTATACCACAAGATGGTCGAGCGGATGAACTGCATCCAAAATCAGGAGACCATCGCGAACCGGCGCTTGATGCACTGCAAGGCGACGTCGTTCATCGTCACGGGTGGCCAGGACAACGTGCAAGCGGTGGCCGGCTCCATGATGGGGTTCTTCGCGGAGCTGGGCTGCCAGTTTCCGCAATTTCCCTACATTGCCCATTCCCGCGGGTGGAGCGCGGAAGACATGGAGAACAACGTCCGTTACGTCGCGGAAAGCCGCGCGCTCCATGACGGGGCCAAGGCCCTCGCGCGCCGGACGGTCGAGATGGCGAAGCTCTTGGTGGCAGGGCGGATCGCCGATACCGAGCTGGTCCGGGGCGGGCGCAAGGGAAACCAGCTCGACGTGCGCGCGCAGATCTGA
- a CDS encoding GMC family oxidoreductase, with product MERNHYDVVIVGSGAGGGTLFHKLAVAGKNVLLLERGGYVPREKDNWSAKAVNVEAKYNTKETWFDRAGKPLHPHTNYFVGGNTKFYGAALFRLRKEDFGEVRHHGGISPAWPIGYDDMEPYYLAAEHLYEVRGERGGDPTEPQASGDYKYPKVPHEPRIAKLGADLTKLGLRPFHVPLGVRLDTGDPRSKCIRCATCDGFPCLVWAKSDAQTMCVDPALLHPNATLVTDALVERLETDATGRRVTKVHVTRNGVPEVYSGDLVVVSAGAINSAALLLRSASDRHPNGLANRSDTVGRHYMGHLNSVVLAISPDANPTVFQKTLAINDFYKANGEWEYPMGHISFVGKMDAVTLSAGAPKLVPGMTLDLMARHSLDFWLTSEDLPDPDNRVTLDRDGNVVLAYTPNNEEGHKRLQAKLKSLLRKIDGMEHFVPRELFVGQRIPLAGVAHQNGTIRFGNDPESSALDPSCKAWELDNLYVVDGSFFPSSAAVNPALTIMANALRVGDHMLERMS from the coding sequence GTGGAGAGGAATCACTACGACGTCGTCATCGTCGGCTCGGGCGCGGGGGGCGGAACGCTGTTCCACAAGCTCGCGGTCGCCGGGAAGAATGTCCTGCTCCTCGAGCGCGGCGGCTACGTTCCCCGCGAGAAGGACAACTGGAGCGCGAAGGCGGTCAACGTCGAGGCGAAGTACAACACGAAGGAGACCTGGTTCGACCGCGCCGGGAAGCCGCTCCACCCGCACACGAACTACTTCGTCGGCGGCAACACGAAGTTCTACGGGGCGGCTCTGTTCCGGCTCCGCAAGGAAGATTTCGGCGAGGTGCGGCATCACGGCGGGATCTCTCCGGCGTGGCCGATCGGCTACGACGACATGGAGCCGTACTACCTCGCCGCCGAGCACCTCTACGAGGTCCGCGGCGAGCGTGGCGGCGACCCGACCGAGCCGCAGGCCAGCGGCGACTACAAGTACCCGAAGGTCCCGCACGAGCCGCGAATTGCGAAGCTCGGCGCCGATCTGACCAAGCTCGGCCTCAGGCCGTTTCACGTGCCGCTCGGCGTCCGTCTCGACACCGGGGATCCCAGGAGCAAGTGCATCCGCTGCGCGACGTGTGACGGGTTCCCGTGCCTCGTGTGGGCCAAGTCGGACGCGCAGACGATGTGCGTCGATCCCGCGCTCCTGCACCCGAACGCGACGCTGGTCACCGACGCGCTCGTCGAACGGCTCGAGACCGACGCCACGGGGCGCCGCGTGACGAAGGTTCATGTCACGAGGAACGGCGTCCCCGAGGTCTACTCGGGGGACCTCGTCGTCGTCAGCGCGGGGGCGATCAACAGCGCGGCGCTCTTGCTCCGCTCCGCGTCGGACCGCCATCCGAACGGCCTCGCGAACAGATCGGACACCGTCGGCCGCCACTACATGGGGCACCTGAACTCGGTGGTGCTCGCGATCTCCCCCGACGCCAACCCGACCGTCTTCCAGAAGACCCTCGCGATCAACGACTTCTACAAGGCGAACGGCGAGTGGGAATACCCGATGGGCCACATCTCGTTCGTCGGCAAGATGGACGCGGTCACGCTCTCCGCCGGTGCGCCGAAGCTCGTGCCGGGGATGACGCTCGATCTCATGGCGAGGCACTCGCTCGATTTCTGGCTCACCTCCGAGGACCTCCCCGATCCCGACAATCGCGTCACGCTCGACCGCGACGGCAACGTCGTGCTCGCGTACACGCCGAACAACGAAGAGGGCCACAAGCGCCTTCAAGCGAAGCTCAAGAGCCTTCTGCGCAAGATCGACGGGATGGAGCACTTCGTCCCGCGCGAGCTGTTCGTGGGACAGCGCATCCCCCTGGCCGGCGTCGCCCACCAGAACGGGACGATCCGCTTCGGCAACGACCCGGAGAGCTCGGCGCTCGATCCGAGCTGCAAGGCCTGGGAGCTCGACAACCTCTACGTCGTCGACGGCAGCTTCTTCCCGTCGAGCGCCGCGGTGAACCCGGCGCTCACGATCATGGCGAACGCGCTTCGAGTCGGCGATCACATGCTGGAGCGGATGTCGTGA
- a CDS encoding S8 family serine peptidase, with product MAPASCPLCGGRSTGDELTESRWLAPEVTERLAAEHPEWRRDDGACASCVQEALLQVLLHHGHNAFHSGVQSVWPIDPEAAFGAIPTPLRLHADPRFAGRGTTVAFVDAGFFPHPDLVEPRNRIRAWADASAPSVVAREFGPEERPAWPGWDAGRAGQWHGLMTTSAACGCGRLSRGFYRGLAPEARLVLVQVADADGRIGNAAIARALRWIEAQSTRLGIGVVSLSLGGDAVFRPEDDEVDTAVEALVHREMVVIAAAGNDGDRRLVPPASSPHAITVGGLDDRNEFGHDAWTIWHSNYGETFGNMPKPEIVAPSLRVVAPILPGSALADEAPALFARRGDPAAEATLAERKMVTPHYQHVDGTSFAAPIVAGIVATMLEANGSLGPRRVRELLQAAAHPVPGAPAERQGAGAVDAGRAVALALADLHSRRADFAASPLVEGASVRFLLHDHEAREVAVRGSWDGWRAPGTAATRIEKGLWEARLSELSHGRHSYKFILDGGRWLVDPANPARLTDDRGNWNSVFDYFPAT from the coding sequence ATGGCACCGGCATCCTGTCCCCTGTGCGGTGGCCGGTCCACCGGCGATGAGCTGACGGAATCGCGCTGGCTCGCACCGGAGGTGACCGAGCGCCTCGCGGCCGAGCATCCGGAGTGGCGTCGCGACGACGGTGCGTGCGCGTCCTGCGTGCAGGAGGCGCTCCTCCAGGTTCTCCTTCACCACGGCCACAACGCTTTTCATTCGGGCGTGCAATCGGTCTGGCCGATCGACCCCGAGGCCGCGTTCGGCGCGATTCCGACGCCGCTTCGCTTGCACGCCGACCCACGTTTCGCCGGCCGCGGCACGACGGTCGCCTTCGTCGATGCGGGCTTCTTCCCCCATCCGGACCTCGTCGAGCCTCGAAACCGGATCCGCGCGTGGGCCGACGCCTCGGCCCCGAGCGTGGTCGCTCGGGAATTCGGACCCGAGGAGCGTCCGGCCTGGCCCGGCTGGGACGCAGGGCGTGCCGGGCAGTGGCACGGCCTGATGACGACGAGCGCGGCGTGCGGATGCGGCCGCTTGAGCCGCGGCTTCTACCGCGGGCTCGCGCCCGAAGCGCGGCTCGTGCTCGTCCAGGTTGCGGATGCGGACGGCCGGATCGGGAACGCGGCGATCGCCCGCGCGCTCCGCTGGATCGAGGCGCAGTCCACGAGGCTCGGGATCGGCGTCGTCAGCCTCTCGCTCGGGGGCGACGCCGTCTTCCGGCCGGAGGACGACGAAGTCGATACCGCAGTGGAGGCCCTCGTCCACCGCGAGATGGTCGTGATCGCGGCGGCGGGAAACGACGGCGACCGGCGCCTCGTGCCTCCCGCGAGCTCGCCGCATGCGATCACGGTCGGCGGCCTCGACGATCGCAACGAGTTCGGCCACGACGCCTGGACGATCTGGCACAGCAACTACGGCGAGACGTTCGGGAACATGCCCAAGCCGGAGATCGTGGCGCCCAGCCTGCGCGTCGTGGCGCCGATCCTCCCCGGCTCGGCGCTCGCCGACGAGGCGCCGGCGCTCTTCGCGCGCCGCGGCGATCCCGCCGCCGAAGCGACGCTCGCGGAGCGGAAGATGGTGACCCCTCACTACCAGCACGTCGACGGGACCAGCTTCGCCGCTCCGATCGTCGCCGGGATCGTCGCGACGATGCTCGAGGCGAACGGATCGCTCGGCCCGCGCCGCGTGCGCGAGCTGCTCCAGGCGGCGGCGCACCCGGTGCCCGGGGCGCCGGCGGAGCGCCAGGGGGCCGGCGCCGTCGACGCCGGCCGCGCGGTGGCGCTCGCGCTCGCCGACCTTCATTCGCGACGGGCCGACTTCGCCGCCTCGCCGCTCGTCGAGGGCGCGAGCGTACGATTCCTGCTCCACGATCACGAGGCGCGCGAGGTCGCGGTGCGCGGATCGTGGGACGGCTGGCGTGCACCGGGAACCGCCGCGACGCGCATCGAGAAGGGGCTCTGGGAGGCGCGCCTCTCGGAGCTCTCGCACGGCCGGCACAGCTACAAGTTCATCCTCGACGGCGGGCGGTGGCTGGTCGATCCGGCCAACCCCGCCCGCCTCACCGACGATCGAGGGAACTGGAACAGCGTCTTCGACTACTTCCCGGCGACCTGA
- a CDS encoding 6-phosphogluconolactonase yields MRDGEALSPAAAEAFVDAVEVAVLERGIAVVALSGGTTAKKLFSLLTETPFAERLEPLWPRVHVFFAAERHVGPLHPESRYRVVHWSLLSRFDVPGRNIHRVRTTMSDPRHTAAAYENELRSFFASKGLMRDGLPCLDLALIALEPGSEREEIASRRDVEGCWVTTDGEQILLTLPVLGNARSALVLFPSGDAAAAGSAAHLLRFVA; encoded by the coding sequence GTGAGAGACGGAGAGGCGCTCTCGCCCGCTGCGGCCGAGGCGTTCGTCGACGCCGTCGAGGTCGCGGTCCTCGAGCGCGGGATCGCGGTCGTCGCGCTCTCGGGCGGGACGACGGCGAAGAAGCTCTTCTCGCTCCTCACCGAAACGCCGTTCGCCGAGAGGCTCGAGCCGCTCTGGCCACGCGTCCACGTCTTCTTCGCCGCCGAGCGCCATGTCGGACCGCTCCACCCCGAGAGCCGGTACCGGGTCGTGCACTGGTCCCTCCTGAGCCGCTTCGACGTGCCGGGACGCAACATCCACCGCGTACGGACGACGATGTCGGACCCGCGCCATACCGCCGCCGCCTACGAGAACGAGCTGCGGAGCTTCTTCGCGTCCAAGGGACTGATGCGGGACGGCCTCCCCTGCCTCGACCTCGCCCTCATCGCGCTCGAGCCGGGCTCCGAGCGTGAGGAGATCGCCTCGCGGCGCGACGTCGAAGGCTGCTGGGTCACGACGGACGGCGAGCAGATCCTCCTCACCCTTCCGGTTCTCGGCAACGCGCGGAGCGCGCTCGTCCTCTTCCCGAGTGGCGACGCCGCCGCCGCGGGCTCGGCCGCTCATCTCCTCCGCTTCGTGGCGTGA
- a CDS encoding SMP-30/gluconolactonase/LRE family protein, with amino-acid sequence MRAPAGLLVAAALSLPALAAPSGLTGLDGRADAIVDLRTADGARSVAAVWKYADATIVPIDFRAPGADLKPTGAKIKTFDLTPRAGSAEFDDTSWPALDPASLEARKTSGKLGFGWYRLHLTIPPRVGAFETAGTTAVLEVVVDDYAEVTVDGRFPVILGGSGGTIRGYNAPQRVVLGRDLRPGQAVTVAILGINGPFSDLPANYVWIRSATLDFYKPQRIEDAHKTAGRVERLEAALDAVIAPGAVIEKVAGGFEFTEGPVWHPDGYLLFSDPNANTIYRLMGDGDLSVYRAKSGYTGTDIGEYGQPGSNGLALDREGRLTIDEHGNRRVTRLERNGTLTVLADRYQGKRLNSPNDLVYRSDDALYFTDPPFGLPKFFDDARKELPYSGVYLLKDGALTLLTTELSGPNGLAFSPDEKFLYVDDWDEKRKVVMRYPVSADGTLEKGEVFFDMKDAPEPEALDGLKVDRDGNLYVSGPGGVWVLSADGKHLGTIKAPELPANFAFGGDDRKTLYMTARTGVYRVRVQVAGK; translated from the coding sequence GTGAGGGCGCCCGCCGGTCTCCTGGTCGCGGCGGCCCTCTCGCTCCCCGCGCTCGCCGCCCCTTCCGGTCTCACCGGCCTCGACGGCCGCGCCGACGCGATCGTCGACCTCCGGACCGCCGACGGCGCACGCTCGGTGGCGGCGGTCTGGAAGTACGCGGACGCGACGATCGTGCCGATCGACTTCCGCGCGCCCGGAGCCGATCTCAAGCCCACCGGTGCCAAGATCAAGACCTTCGACCTCACGCCGCGCGCGGGGAGCGCCGAGTTCGATGACACCTCGTGGCCGGCGCTCGACCCGGCCTCGCTCGAGGCGCGCAAGACGAGCGGGAAGCTGGGGTTCGGCTGGTACCGGCTGCACCTCACGATCCCGCCGCGCGTCGGCGCCTTCGAGACCGCGGGGACGACGGCGGTGCTCGAGGTCGTCGTCGACGACTACGCGGAGGTGACCGTCGACGGCCGCTTTCCGGTGATCCTCGGCGGAAGCGGCGGAACGATCCGCGGTTACAACGCACCCCAGCGAGTCGTCCTCGGCCGTGATCTCCGCCCGGGCCAGGCGGTGACGGTCGCGATCCTCGGGATCAACGGTCCCTTCTCGGACCTGCCCGCGAACTACGTCTGGATCCGCTCCGCGACCCTCGATTTCTACAAGCCGCAGCGGATCGAGGACGCGCACAAGACCGCGGGAAGGGTCGAGCGGCTCGAGGCGGCGCTCGACGCGGTGATCGCTCCGGGCGCCGTCATCGAGAAGGTCGCCGGAGGCTTCGAGTTCACCGAGGGACCGGTCTGGCATCCCGACGGGTACCTCCTGTTCAGCGACCCCAACGCGAACACGATCTACCGTTTGATGGGCGACGGCGACCTCTCCGTCTACCGGGCCAAGAGCGGCTACACCGGGACCGACATCGGCGAGTACGGCCAGCCCGGCTCGAACGGCCTTGCTCTCGACCGAGAGGGCCGCCTGACGATCGACGAGCACGGCAACCGCCGCGTGACGCGTCTCGAGCGCAACGGCACCCTCACCGTCCTCGCCGACCGGTACCAGGGGAAGCGCTTGAACTCTCCCAACGACCTGGTCTACCGCTCCGACGATGCGCTCTACTTCACCGACCCGCCGTTCGGACTCCCCAAGTTCTTCGACGACGCGCGGAAGGAGCTTCCGTACTCCGGCGTGTATCTCCTCAAGGACGGCGCGCTCACGCTCTTGACGACGGAGCTCAGCGGACCGAACGGGCTCGCGTTCTCGCCCGACGAGAAGTTCCTGTACGTCGACGACTGGGACGAGAAGCGGAAGGTCGTGATGCGGTATCCGGTGAGCGCCGACGGGACGCTCGAGAAAGGGGAGGTCTTTTTCGACATGAAGGATGCCCCCGAGCCGGAGGCGCTCGATGGGCTCAAGGTCGACCGCGACGGCAACCTCTACGTCTCGGGTCCCGGCGGCGTGTGGGTCCTCTCCGCCGATGGCAAGCACCTCGGGACGATCAAGGCTCCCGAGCTCCCGGCGAACTTCGCCTTCGGCGGCGACGACCGGAAGACGCTTTACATGACCGCGAGGACCGGCGTCTACCGCGTGCGCGTTCAGGTCGCCGGGAAGTAG